A stretch of the Nosocomiicoccus ampullae genome encodes the following:
- a CDS encoding DUF3055 domain-containing protein — translation MIKHYLYDDSETPNARYIGFAGDYGRYDLAIIQTSKFFGKSLVLNMQNNTFAIVGTDDLEEVNYIESALGFSNDQADEVKEFLEEVISPGWFTDY, via the coding sequence ATGATAAAACATTACTTATACGATGACAGTGAAACACCAAATGCAAGATACATCGGGTTTGCTGGAGATTACGGCCGATATGATCTTGCGATTATTCAAACATCTAAATTTTTCGGTAAAAGCTTAGTTTTAAATATGCAAAATAATACTTTCGCAATTGTCGGAACAGATGATTTAGAAGAAGTAAACTATATAGAAAGTGCCCTTGGATTTTCTAATGACCAAGCAGATGAAGTGAAAGAATTTTTAGAAGAGGTAATCTCACCCGGTTGGTTTACTGATTACTAA
- the hepT gene encoding type VII toxin-antitoxin system HepT family RNase toxin, which produces MLFVDKNLILTRLDYIKDLTKEIDTDNTLALERVCEMLIEASVDVGNMIIDAFVLRDPGNYLDVMDIMKTEGVVSEDDFKKFEETFKFRNNLVREYEDIDHEKMRKVFKENLSAYQDFKESVLHFFETDPQAVTAFIGDQHV; this is translated from the coding sequence ATGTTATTTGTAGACAAAAATTTAATATTAACAAGACTCGATTATATTAAAGATTTAACAAAAGAAATCGATACAGACAACACACTCGCCTTAGAACGTGTATGTGAAATGTTAATTGAAGCTTCTGTAGACGTTGGAAATATGATTATTGATGCATTCGTATTAAGAGATCCAGGGAATTATTTAGATGTCATGGATATTATGAAAACTGAAGGGGTCGTTTCTGAAGACGATTTTAAAAAGTTTGAAGAGACATTTAAATTTAGAAATAATCTCGTACGTGAATACGAAGATATCGATCACGAAAAAATGCGTAAAGTGTTCAAAGAGAATTTATCTGCATATCAAGATTTTAAAGAGAGTGTTTTACACTTCTTTGAAACAGATCCTCAAGCAGTGACTGCATTTATAGGTGATCAACATGTATAA
- a CDS encoding TIGR01457 family HAD-type hydrolase → MYKGYLIDLDGTMFNGDERIDGAADFIHRLNKSNTPYMFVTNSGARTPEETLEKFNSHGIKTYVENIYTAALAAVDYVKENTNGKVFAIGSESFIETLKENDILVQEDDVDAVLFSYDTNINYDKYVTAVRNVNNGAELILTNPDKVIRHKNDFIPGNGSLAAVIVNATDVTPKVVGKPNSYILQKALEKMGVSKENVAMVGDNYDTDIMTGIQGGIDTIHVNTGVHRTEDVKEKEIPPTHTVENLSEWEI, encoded by the coding sequence ATGTATAAAGGATATTTAATCGATTTAGACGGTACGATGTTTAACGGTGATGAACGTATTGATGGGGCTGCGGATTTTATTCATCGTTTAAATAAGTCAAATACACCGTATATGTTTGTAACGAATAGTGGTGCGAGAACACCAGAAGAAACGTTAGAAAAATTTAATTCGCACGGTATTAAAACGTATGTTGAAAATATATATACTGCAGCACTTGCAGCGGTAGATTATGTAAAAGAAAATACAAATGGTAAAGTGTTCGCGATTGGTTCGGAGTCATTTATCGAAACGTTAAAAGAAAATGATATTCTTGTACAAGAAGACGATGTCGATGCTGTACTATTTTCTTACGACACAAATATTAACTACGATAAATACGTGACAGCAGTGCGCAACGTGAATAATGGAGCTGAACTTATTTTAACCAACCCGGATAAAGTCATACGTCATAAAAATGATTTCATTCCAGGAAACGGATCACTTGCAGCAGTCATTGTGAATGCGACAGATGTGACACCAAAAGTTGTTGGGAAACCGAATAGTTATATTTTACAAAAAGCATTAGAGAAAATGGGTGTCAGTAAAGAAAATGTTGCAATGGTTGGAGATAATTATGACACAGATATTATGACGGGTATTCAAGGTGGTATCGATACGATTCACGTGAATACAGGTGTGCATCGTACAGAAGATGTAAAAGAAAAAGAGATACCACCGACACATACAGTTGAAAATTTATCGGAGTGGGAAATTTAA
- a CDS encoding biotin transporter BioY yields the protein MKTKELVFCAVFVALVAISSMITIPIGPVPITLQTPMVILTGALLGRRLGVITMVVYLVAGLIGAPVFAGGSGGIGSLTSPSFGFILGFIPLAYFSGLGNSGGKNTFTAILITLFGMVVLFTIGFLYFYFIMNVVLESPTGLAESIMVTVAPFIIKDLIVTVVVVLFSHTLVRRGITPQT from the coding sequence ATGAAAACAAAAGAACTTGTATTTTGTGCGGTATTTGTCGCACTCGTTGCGATTAGTTCAATGATTACAATACCGATTGGACCTGTGCCAATCACACTTCAAACACCGATGGTCATTTTAACAGGCGCACTTTTAGGACGTCGACTTGGCGTTATTACGATGGTCGTTTATTTAGTCGCTGGACTCATCGGTGCACCAGTATTTGCAGGTGGTAGTGGCGGTATAGGATCACTGACGTCACCAAGTTTTGGATTTATATTAGGTTTTATACCACTTGCATATTTCTCAGGGCTTGGTAATAGTGGAGGAAAAAATACATTTACTGCGATACTAATAACGTTATTTGGAATGGTGGTTCTATTTACAATTGGATTCTTATACTTCTATTTCATTATGAATGTTGTATTAGAGTCACCAACAGGACTTGCTGAATCGATTATGGTTACAGTCGCGCCATTCATTATAAAAGATTTAATTGTGACAGTCGTTGTAGTGCTTTTTTCACATACACTCGTTAGACGCGGCATCACACCACAAACTTAA
- a CDS encoding DUF1462 family protein, whose product MSYTVNVYGREVICASCVNAPSSEETYDWLKVLFKKKYPEADISVNYIDIDHDENFSDYDEELIEQINNNELFYPLVTINDEVIQDGYVQLKPLTKWFEKNGVQ is encoded by the coding sequence ATGAGTTACACTGTAAATGTCTACGGCCGTGAAGTAATCTGTGCAAGTTGTGTAAACGCACCAAGTTCTGAAGAAACTTACGATTGGCTAAAAGTATTGTTTAAGAAAAAATATCCAGAAGCGGATATTTCCGTAAACTATATAGACATCGATCACGATGAAAACTTCTCAGACTATGACGAAGAACTCATCGAACAAATTAACAACAACGAGTTATTCTACCCACTCGTCACAATAAATGACGAAGTCATTCAAGACGGATATGTTCAACTTAAGCCACTTACAAAATGGTTTGAGAAAAACGGTGTTCAATAA
- a CDS encoding NifU family protein, translating to MTTTKDTMYEQVDAVLDKLRPFLLRDGGDVELVDVEDGVVMLRLLGACGSCPSSTITLKAGIERALLEEVPGFVEIEQVF from the coding sequence ATGACAACAACAAAAGATACAATGTACGAACAAGTCGATGCAGTTTTAGATAAATTACGTCCTTTCCTATTAAGAGACGGAGGAGACGTGGAGTTAGTAGACGTTGAAGATGGTGTAGTTATGCTACGTTTACTTGGTGCATGCGGTAGTTGCCCAAGTTCAACGATTACACTTAAAGCAGGTATCGAACGTGCATTACTTGAAGAAGTACCAGGATTTGTTGAAATCGAACAAGTATTCTAA
- a CDS encoding DUF1450 domain-containing protein: MKLVEFCQSNIEKTSKGTFNHLMDNSDVDVMDYECTNDCGVCSRTAFCIVEGKRIAAKTDEQLLARVLEELQKDDEPDIFDYIKDSL; this comes from the coding sequence ATGAAGCTAGTAGAATTTTGTCAATCAAATATAGAAAAAACGTCTAAAGGTACGTTTAATCATTTAATGGATAATTCTGACGTTGATGTTATGGATTATGAGTGTACAAATGATTGCGGTGTATGCAGTCGTACGGCGTTTTGTATTGTAGAAGGAAAACGTATTGCTGCAAAAACGGACGAACAATTACTCGCTCGGGTCTTAGAAGAACTACAAAAAGATGATGAACCAGATATTTTCGATTATATTAAAGATTCGTTATAA
- a CDS encoding HesB/IscA family protein — translation MSQVVLTKAAADQVATMLEENDMADGYLRFKVEGGGCTGLTYGMAAEEEKQENDLVFTHHGVNVLVDKYDIGVIDGTTIDFKESLLGGGFTIDNPLASVACGCGASFRTKTNKGTPEQC, via the coding sequence ATGAGTCAAGTGGTGTTAACAAAAGCTGCAGCTGATCAAGTCGCAACAATGCTAGAAGAAAACGACATGGCTGACGGATATTTACGTTTTAAAGTAGAAGGTGGCGGTTGTACTGGTTTAACGTACGGTATGGCTGCTGAAGAAGAGAAACAAGAAAATGATCTCGTCTTTACGCATCACGGTGTCAATGTACTAGTCGATAAATACGACATCGGTGTGATAGACGGTACAACGATTGACTTTAAGGAGTCATTACTCGGTGGAGGATTTACAATTGATAACCCACTCGCAAGTGTTGCATGTGGATGTGGTGCATCGTTTAGAACAAAAACAAATAAAGGCACACCAGAACAATGTTAA
- a CDS encoding NAD(P)/FAD-dependent oxidoreductase, with amino-acid sequence MSFERKKIVILGGGYAGLSTLVGLQKELGLSEADITLINKNEYHYESTWLHETAAGTINWEDGVYPIQKVVDNMKTNFVVAEVTNVDKDKQVVETTKGNVEYDILVVALGFESETFGIDGMADYAESITNPQTALKARALVEKNFNNYLESGDKNDLAIVVGGAGFTGIEYLGELVESVPVLCENLGIDYNDVSITCVEAMPSMLPMFSEELSGYAKKFLEDRGVKFLLGTPIIAANEEGFVVKVDDKEETIKANNRIWTAGVRGSSLMEENFDGVKRGRIIVNDDLTIEGYDNIYAIGDVSAVMNGTGSDARPYPTTAQIAMQLGEHTADTIASKLRGNKVEPFVYDDKGTVCSLGSNDGIGVVYGKEIKGKSAAFMKKVIDTRAVAKIGGPVLGFTKGKFL; translated from the coding sequence ATGAGTTTCGAAAGAAAGAAAATCGTTATCCTCGGTGGAGGATATGCTGGACTTAGCACATTAGTAGGTCTTCAAAAAGAGTTAGGTTTATCAGAAGCAGATATTACATTAATCAACAAGAATGAGTATCACTATGAGTCAACGTGGTTACATGAAACTGCAGCAGGTACAATTAACTGGGAAGACGGTGTATACCCAATTCAAAAAGTTGTTGACAACATGAAAACAAATTTTGTCGTTGCTGAAGTTACAAACGTCGATAAAGACAAACAAGTTGTAGAAACGACAAAAGGTAATGTGGAATACGATATTTTAGTAGTAGCATTAGGATTTGAATCAGAAACATTTGGTATTGACGGAATGGCTGATTATGCTGAATCTATTACTAACCCACAAACAGCACTTAAAGCACGTGCACTTGTTGAAAAGAACTTTAACAACTACTTAGAATCTGGAGACAAAAATGACCTTGCAATCGTTGTTGGGGGTGCAGGTTTCACAGGTATCGAGTACCTTGGTGAGCTTGTAGAATCAGTTCCAGTTCTATGTGAAAACTTAGGAATTGACTATAACGATGTAAGTATTACATGTGTTGAAGCAATGCCTTCTATGTTACCAATGTTCAGTGAAGAACTTAGTGGATATGCTAAAAAGTTCTTAGAAGATCGTGGCGTTAAATTCTTACTCGGCACACCAATCATTGCTGCAAACGAGGAAGGATTCGTTGTTAAAGTAGACGATAAAGAAGAAACAATTAAAGCAAACAATAGAATTTGGACAGCTGGTGTACGTGGAAGCAGCTTAATGGAAGAAAACTTTGATGGTGTTAAACGTGGTAGAATTATTGTAAACGACGACTTAACAATTGAAGGTTATGACAACATCTACGCAATTGGTGACGTTTCAGCTGTAATGAACGGTACAGGTTCAGATGCGCGTCCTTACCCAACTACAGCTCAAATTGCAATGCAACTTGGTGAACATACAGCAGACACTATCGCTTCAAAATTACGTGGTAATAAAGTTGAACCATTCGTATATGACGACAAAGGAACTGTTTGTTCATTAGGTTCTAACGATGGTATTGGTGTTGTATATGGCAAAGAAATCAAAGGTAAATCAGCTGCATTTATGAAGAAAGTTATTGATACACGTGCAGTAGCTAAAATTGGTGGACCAGTTCTTGGATTCACTAAAGGTAAATTCCTGTAA
- a CDS encoding YuiB family protein, with protein sequence MNIIQVFISIILYFVLFFGISFILNMILKMTWIMAFVYPVIVILIIDRIDTIDYIRSPGTAFSEAIDNIVHVQFFDVVILASGFIGIILAGLTIRYLRKLGYQMF encoded by the coding sequence TTGAATATTATTCAAGTATTTATATCTATCATTTTATACTTCGTATTATTCTTTGGAATTAGTTTTATTTTAAATATGATTTTAAAAATGACATGGATTATGGCATTTGTTTATCCAGTCATTGTCATTTTAATTATCGATAGAATTGATACGATTGATTACATAAGATCACCAGGTACAGCGTTTAGTGAAGCGATAGACAATATAGTTCATGTTCAATTTTTTGACGTCGTTATATTAGCGAGTGGTTTTATCGGTATTATTTTAGCAGGTCTAACGATACGTTATTTACGTAAATTAGGTTATCAAATGTTTTAG
- a CDS encoding leucyl aminopeptidase family protein, with amino-acid sequence MIFDFKSNLNDSNSAIVIGVTEDFKENKNFEELDALFNGKLEAAVEAGIIQTKLNKVESSSAVLQTSLRKVYAVGLGNSKDLTELKLQEALGTVFQTLKKDKVEDACIHIDSFSTEESFLKAIGLMGEISLYNQVNYKKDVEPYELTILFNKEVDESKVLEGKLAGEAINFSRDLSETPPNLLYPETFVELIEKEFSNKENVKISVKDDKTLKEEGYGLIHSVGDGSERKPRLVTIEYKNSNKAPVALVGKGITYDSGGYSLKPRTGMVSMKYDMSGAANVLGMLKTLVDQKKEVNVVAVLALAENMVKGNANRPDDVVIAKNGLSVEISNTDAEGRLVLGDAVTEAVTHEPAIIMDFATLTGAVIGALGESRTGIFTNQSEEYLKDVLKSSKKVGEKLWHLPMDESDEAAVKDTPIADILNSNLRPFGGASFAAAFINQFTEGYPWLHFDIAGTSQFTKNNPYGPKAASGVMIRTVVDYILEGSMYD; translated from the coding sequence GTGATTTTTGATTTCAAAAGTAATTTAAATGACAGCAACAGTGCAATTGTTATAGGCGTTACTGAAGACTTTAAAGAAAATAAAAACTTTGAAGAACTTGATGCATTATTTAACGGTAAACTTGAAGCGGCAGTAGAAGCTGGTATTATTCAAACAAAATTAAATAAAGTCGAATCTTCAAGTGCAGTACTTCAAACGAGTTTAAGAAAAGTGTATGCTGTTGGACTTGGAAACTCTAAAGATTTAACAGAACTAAAACTTCAAGAAGCACTCGGTACAGTATTTCAAACACTTAAAAAAGATAAAGTTGAAGATGCATGCATTCATATTGATTCTTTTAGTACAGAAGAGTCATTTTTAAAAGCCATTGGTTTAATGGGAGAAATTAGTTTATATAATCAAGTGAACTATAAAAAAGACGTCGAGCCATATGAACTCACAATTCTTTTCAATAAAGAAGTAGATGAATCCAAAGTATTAGAAGGTAAACTTGCGGGTGAAGCAATTAACTTTAGTCGTGATTTAAGCGAAACACCACCAAACTTACTTTATCCTGAAACGTTTGTTGAGTTAATTGAAAAAGAATTTTCTAATAAAGAAAATGTTAAGATTTCAGTAAAAGATGATAAAACACTAAAAGAAGAAGGGTATGGACTCATTCATTCAGTCGGTGACGGTTCAGAAAGAAAACCAAGACTTGTTACGATTGAATATAAAAATAGTAACAAAGCACCAGTAGCTTTAGTCGGTAAAGGTATAACGTATGACTCAGGTGGATATTCATTAAAACCACGTACGGGTATGGTATCTATGAAGTACGACATGAGTGGTGCAGCAAATGTACTCGGTATGCTAAAGACGCTTGTTGATCAAAAGAAAGAAGTCAACGTTGTCGCAGTATTAGCGCTTGCTGAAAATATGGTGAAAGGTAATGCCAACCGACCAGATGACGTTGTCATTGCGAAAAATGGACTCAGTGTGGAAATCTCTAACACAGATGCTGAAGGACGCCTCGTATTAGGTGATGCAGTTACTGAAGCAGTGACGCACGAACCAGCAATTATTATGGATTTTGCAACATTAACAGGTGCAGTAATTGGTGCTTTAGGTGAATCACGTACAGGTATATTTACAAACCAAAGCGAAGAGTATTTAAAAGATGTTTTAAAATCATCAAAAAAAGTTGGAGAAAAGCTATGGCACTTACCAATGGATGAGTCAGATGAAGCAGCAGTAAAAGATACACCAATTGCTGATATTTTAAATAGTAACTTACGTCCATTTGGTGGTGCATCGTTTGCGGCAGCATTCATCAACCAGTTTACAGAAGGATATCCTTGGTTACACTTTGACATTGCTGGAACGTCACAATTTACAAAAAATAATCCATACGGTCCAAAGGCAGCAAGTGGTGTTATGATTCGCACAGTCGTCGATTATATTTTAGAAGGTTCAATGTATGACTAA
- a CDS encoding PaaI family thioesterase, whose translation MTNLLETFNIEIVQLNKEQVVIAVDVTEDMKQPFGVIHGGMNAVLIETAISLGGIENIEDGHATGVEINVNHIRPVSTGRLITTATPVHIGMNTQIWTAEIENNDGKTTAVGRMTLMNVKN comes from the coding sequence ATGACTAATTTACTCGAAACTTTTAATATCGAGATTGTACAATTAAATAAAGAACAAGTAGTCATAGCAGTTGATGTCACAGAAGATATGAAGCAACCATTTGGTGTGATACATGGTGGGATGAACGCGGTACTCATTGAGACAGCGATATCACTTGGCGGTATTGAAAATATTGAAGACGGTCACGCAACAGGCGTTGAAATCAACGTCAATCACATTCGTCCAGTATCAACAGGTCGACTTATAACAACTGCGACACCTGTTCATATTGGGATGAACACACAAATATGGACCGCAGAGATAGAAAATAATGATGGCAAAACAACTGCAGTCGGTAGAATGACGTTAATGAACGTTAAAAATTAA
- the mnhG gene encoding monovalent cation/H(+) antiporter subunit G, with protein sequence MTSIVTILVLFGVFFSIVAGIGILRLPDMYSRLHAASKSSTLGVSLVLLAVFIYFWYFENQFEITLILALVFIYIIAPTGAHMLARSAFHSDVEPYRLTILNELRRDELGYEELTEEDKRKIEARKKEQELDE encoded by the coding sequence ATGACTAGTATTGTAACTATACTCGTACTATTTGGAGTGTTCTTTTCTATCGTTGCAGGTATCGGTATATTAAGACTTCCAGACATGTACTCACGTCTACATGCAGCGAGTAAAAGTTCAACTCTTGGGGTATCACTTGTCTTACTCGCAGTTTTCATTTACTTTTGGTACTTTGAAAACCAATTTGAAATTACATTAATACTTGCACTTGTCTTTATTTATATCATTGCACCAACAGGCGCGCATATGCTTGCTAGAAGTGCATTCCACTCAGACGTTGAACCGTATCGATTAACGATATTGAACGAATTACGACGAGATGAGCTTGGATATGAAGAACTTACAGAAGAAGACAAACGTAAAATCGAAGCACGTAAAAAAGAACAAGAGCTCGATGAGTAA
- a CDS encoding Na(+)/H(+) antiporter subunit F1, whose translation MTSFLQIIFIIAIIGMAVALGIASYRIIKGPTLHDKIVALDAFGVMLMGTIGIFSVLLDTPYLIVVIMIIGMLGAVGTVAMAKFLEKGWVIDHDRDPDD comes from the coding sequence ATGACATCATTTTTACAAATCATATTTATAATCGCAATTATCGGAATGGCAGTCGCGCTTGGTATCGCTTCGTACCGAATTATTAAAGGTCCAACGTTACACGATAAAATCGTCGCATTAGACGCGTTTGGTGTAATGTTAATGGGAACGATTGGTATTTTCTCAGTATTACTCGACACACCATACTTAATTGTAGTGATTATGATTATCGGTATGCTTGGTGCTGTCGGTACTGTCGCTATGGCGAAGTTCTTAGAAAAAGGATGGGTGATAGATCATGATCGCGATCCTGATGACTAG
- a CDS encoding Na+/H+ antiporter subunit E translates to MAVQVLLNFLLAFLWAFMNNSFTLSTLIMGYLMGLIAISILRNFLPGTFYLIRVWRVIKLFFVFIYELLVANIEVVKIVLQPKIDVHPGFYAYPCDLQKEWEVVLLSSLITLTPGTVVVAISDDFRTLYIHGVNLVDADDEIASIKNSFERLIKEVGRP, encoded by the coding sequence TTGGCAGTACAAGTCTTATTGAATTTTTTACTCGCATTCCTATGGGCATTTATGAACAATAGCTTTACATTAAGTACTCTCATCATGGGATATTTAATGGGGCTAATTGCTATTTCGATATTAAGAAACTTCTTACCTGGTACTTTTTACCTCATTCGTGTATGGAGAGTTATTAAATTATTCTTCGTATTTATTTATGAATTACTCGTCGCGAACATCGAAGTTGTAAAAATTGTTTTACAACCTAAAATTGATGTTCACCCAGGGTTCTATGCGTATCCTTGTGATTTACAAAAAGAATGGGAAGTCGTATTGCTTTCATCTTTAATTACGTTAACACCTGGAACAGTTGTAGTTGCGATTAGTGATGACTTTAGAACGTTATACATTCACGGAGTAAACTTAGTCGATGCTGATGATGAAATTGCATCGATTAAAAACTCTTTTGAACGTCTCATAAAAGAGGTTGGTAGACCATGA
- a CDS encoding Na+/H+ antiporter subunit D: MVTNVLLILPLIIPGLAAVIMLFANKRPVFHRVTTTIASLMMVIVSIIIVRRVYNNGVLVTNIGDWPAPFGISVVYDMLSAMLVLTTSIILFFVTIYSFQSIGLERERYFYHPMMLFMIMGINGAFTTGDIFNMFVFFEVFLIASYVLLTIGSSRIQLREGFKYLIVNVISSNILVLGIGYLYSVVGSVNMADIQVKLANYDGNLSVITLIGAVIMFVFLTKAAIFPLYFWLPDSYNAPPIPILAAFGALLTKVGVYALMRTYSLFFSLDFNYISTFLVVLSILTIIIGSIGALASYDLKMVVIYNIIIAIGFIVIAVAMLDLDGMLGSIYYLIHDMIIKTALFLLVGFIIYRTGKVNAKEIHGLMSVHPVAGWFFFLAGLSLAGVPPFPGFFGKVYIVKSLFLNEYYISGIVILFSSLVILYSIMRLFIQVFFGAPADLEDLKPIKYDKLLFSAIGLVVVSIIFGLGADLLYPYFEFAAQTLTDPSIYSEYIMGVE; encoded by the coding sequence ATGGTCACTAATGTGTTGCTTATATTACCACTCATTATTCCAGGTCTCGCAGCAGTTATTATGCTATTTGCGAATAAACGACCGGTTTTTCATAGAGTAACAACAACTATCGCGAGTTTAATGATGGTAATCGTTTCAATAATTATTGTCAGACGTGTCTACAATAACGGCGTCCTTGTGACTAACATTGGTGACTGGCCTGCGCCGTTTGGAATTTCAGTTGTTTATGACATGCTGAGTGCAATGCTTGTCTTAACGACTTCAATCATTCTCTTTTTCGTAACGATTTACTCATTTCAATCGATTGGTTTAGAACGTGAACGCTACTTTTATCACCCAATGATGTTATTTATGATTATGGGAATTAATGGTGCATTTACGACTGGAGATATCTTTAACATGTTCGTATTCTTCGAAGTGTTCCTAATTGCATCATATGTGTTACTCACGATTGGAAGTAGTCGTATACAACTTAGAGAAGGTTTTAAATACTTAATTGTTAACGTTATTTCATCAAACATTTTAGTGCTTGGTATTGGTTACTTATACTCTGTTGTAGGTAGTGTAAATATGGCTGACATTCAAGTTAAACTAGCAAATTACGATGGTAACTTATCAGTCATTACATTAATCGGAGCAGTTATAATGTTCGTCTTCTTAACGAAGGCAGCAATATTCCCGTTATACTTCTGGTTACCAGATTCATATAATGCTCCACCGATTCCAATACTTGCCGCTTTTGGTGCGTTACTTACAAAAGTTGGAGTTTACGCTTTAATGCGCACATATAGCTTATTCTTTAGCTTAGACTTTAACTATATTAGTACGTTCTTAGTCGTATTATCTATTTTAACTATTATAATTGGTTCAATTGGTGCACTTGCATCATATGATTTAAAAATGGTCGTCATCTACAACATCATTATCGCGATTGGTTTCATTGTAATCGCAGTAGCGATGTTAGATTTAGACGGAATGCTCGGTAGTATTTACTACCTCATCCACGATATGATCATTAAAACAGCGCTATTCTTGCTTGTTGGATTTATTATTTATAGAACTGGTAAAGTAAACGCAAAAGAAATACACGGACTCATGTCCGTACACCCAGTAGCTGGATGGTTCTTCTTCTTAGCAGGACTATCACTCGCTGGTGTACCACCTTTCCCTGGGTTTTTCGGGAAAGTGTATATAGTTAAATCATTATTTTTAAATGAATATTACATTTCAGGTATTGTTATTCTATTCTCAAGTTTAGTTATTCTATATAGTATTATGAGATTATTTATACAAGTGTTCTTCGGAGCACCTGCAGACCTTGAGGATTTAAAACCAATTAAATATGATAAATTACTATTTAGCGCAATTGGACTTGTTGTAGTATCGATAATATTTGGTCTCGGTGCAGACTTATTATATCCATACTTTGAGTTCGCAGCACAGACATTAACTGATCCGTCAATTTATTCAGAATATATTATGGGGGTGGAGTAA
- a CDS encoding Na(+)/H(+) antiporter subunit C: MEFIMIILSGVLIGCATYLILSKSVLRIIIGTSVLSHGIHLMLLTMGQLKRGNVPILDERVEVYTDPLPQAMILTAIVISFALTAYSLVLALNNYKVLGTDDTEDMKGRENGH; this comes from the coding sequence ATGGAATTTATAATGATTATTCTTTCAGGTGTTTTAATCGGATGTGCGACATATTTAATTTTATCTAAAAGTGTTTTAAGAATTATTATTGGTACATCCGTGTTATCACACGGTATTCACTTAATGCTCCTTACGATGGGACAATTAAAAAGAGGTAACGTTCCAATTTTAGATGAGCGTGTTGAAGTGTATACCGATCCGTTACCGCAAGCGATGATTTTAACAGCAATCGTTATCTCGTTTGCTCTTACTGCTTATAGTTTAGTTCTTGCACTGAATAACTATAAAGTGCTTGGAACTGATGATACTGAAGATATGAAAGGAAGAGAAAATGGTCACTAA
- a CDS encoding Na(+)/H(+) antiporter subunit B, translating to MKSTLKRAGYKALQRQMNDVHLQFIAKVAFFIITMFSFNLFFAGHYTPGGGFVGGLLMSSAVLLLLIAYDIKTLRKMLPIPLKFLISLGLLFALGVPLFLMIFGKPLFTHAFTDIAVPILGDIHIHSAVFFDLGVFLVVFGATILILVSVGGVKD from the coding sequence ATGAAGAGCACTCTTAAAAGAGCGGGCTATAAAGCACTCCAAAGACAGATGAATGATGTGCATTTACAATTCATTGCTAAAGTCGCATTTTTCATCATCACGATGTTTAGTTTCAACTTATTTTTCGCTGGGCACTATACGCCTGGTGGAGGATTCGTTGGTGGTTTACTGATGAGTTCTGCAGTACTACTACTGCTTATCGCTTACGACATTAAAACTTTAAGAAAGATGTTACCTATTCCGTTAAAATTTCTTATTTCACTCGGATTGTTATTTGCACTTGGTGTACCGCTATTTTTAATGATATTTGGTAAGCCATTATTCACTCACGCATTTACAGATATTGCTGTTCCGATTTTAGGTGATATCCACATTCACTCTGCAGTGTTTTTTGACCTCGGCGTATTTTTAGTCGTATTCGGAGCAACAATACTTATTTTAGTGTCTGTTGGTGGGGTGAAAGATTAA